A region from the Acipenser ruthenus chromosome 13, fAciRut3.2 maternal haplotype, whole genome shotgun sequence genome encodes:
- the LOC117417712 gene encoding nucleolar and coiled-body phosphoprotein 1-like isoform X2, protein MADQPAVPSDLFQHVYSFLVENKFTKAAQEFIRKAKVKPLDTKATNLVDVFNFWVKSPEAKKRKAVTNGPAAKKAKQEDSSSSEDSSSEEDEPAKKRAAVRKPATPVAAKPAAKSPAAKKSASSSSDSSDDSEDEKKKQPVKKSTPAAAATPKTPAVTATKPAARKKDSSSSSEDSDSSEDEKPVAKAAFSKPALKAATPTAVDSKAKGDSSSDDSSDSEDETPAKTTTPAKSAVAVKTPVKPATAKTTPAKGGAAESTNEKASTPSKKPKPGPYSAVPPPTQQKKPSTPATAAKKPASKEESSDSSDSSDEETATKKPAAKTTPAKPAAATPKAAAAAAAKKKESSSDSSDSSSEDEKTAPKKATPAKATPAKPAAAKKESSSDSSDSSEDEAPAKPATKPASKPATPAAKPKLPAPTKKPASSSDSDSSSSDSEQEAKKKPAKQAAAKTPGSKPATPATGKKTAAAASSSESDSSSDEEEKKSVAKPATKSPAAKSPKAAKGKSPAPAAKKAKESSSSSSSDSEEEAPKQKPAAAAEPTPAKPATAKKQESSSESDSSESESEKKQLNGKPATPKTPAAVKSSTHKQTPASAKKPAAESSSSESSSDSEDDKTTQQKGKAAAPAAIKKSPAASAKKKQESSSSEDSSSEEEKAKAKPAAAPTTNGTAEKRKRDADSSSESEEEENKAQTPKNKKLNAQLPHSFPKTKQKTANAPFRRVKEEEIEVDPRFANNDFNAKLGAQGDWGERANDVLKFTKGKSFRHEKTKKKRGSYRGGAISTSVNSIKFDSD, encoded by the exons AAACCTTTGGACACTAAAGCAACGAATCTTGTCGATGTCTTCAATTTCTGGGTCAA GTCTCCTGAGGCTAAGAAAAGGAAAGCGGTGACCAATGGACCAGCTGCAAAGAAAGCCAAGCAGGAGGACAGCTCAAGCAGTGAGGACtcttccagtgaggaggatgagCCAGCCAAGAAGAGAGCTGCAG TGCGCAAACCTGCCACACCTGTAGCCGCTAAGCCTGCTGCGAAGTCTCCAGCCGCCAAGAAATCAGCAtccagcagcagtgactctaGCGACGACTCGGAGGATGAGAAGAAAAAGCAGCCAGTCAAG AAGAGCACCCCTGCAGCAGCTGCTACGCCCAAGACCCCCGCTGTGACCGCGACAAAGCCAGCGGCGAGGAAAAAGGACTCGAGTTCAAGCAGCGAGGATTCGGACAGCTCGGAGGACGAGAAGCCAGTCGCTAAAGCAG CCTTCTCTAAGCCAGCTCTGAAAGCAGCTACCCCCACAGCTGTCGACAGCAAGGCTAAAGGTGACAGCAGCAGTGATGACTCCAGTGACTCTGAGGATGAGACGCCTGCTAAG ACCACCACCCCAGCTAAGTCTGCTGTCGCTGTGAAGACCCCAGTGAAACCTGCCACTGCAAAAACTACCCCTGCCAAAGGGGGTGCCGCAGAGTCCACTAATGAGAAGGCGAGCACCCCCAGCAAGAAACCCAAACCAG GACCCTATAGTGCCGTCCCCCCTCCCACACAGCAGAAGAAGCCCTCCACCCCCGCAACAGCAGCCAAGAAGCCTGCGAGTAAGGAGGAGAGCAGCGACTCTTCAGACAGTAGTGATGAGGAGACTGCAACGAAGAAGCCAGCCG ctaAAACTACACCCGCTAAACCAGCAGCCGCAACAcccaaagcagcagcagcagcagcagcaaagaaaAAGGAGTCAAGTTCAGACAGTTCAG ACTCCAGCTCTGAGGACGAGAAGACGGCCCCTAAGAAGGCCACGCCTGCTAAAGCGACGCCTGCTAAACCAGCTGCAGCCAAGAAAGAATCCTCCTCCGACAGCTCAG ACAGCTCTGAGGACGAGGCACCAGCAAAACCAGCTACCAAACCTGCTTCCAAACCAGCTACACCGGCAGCCAAACCCAAATTGCCTGCCCCTACCAAGAAACCGGCCAGCAGCTCTGATTCAGACAGCAGCTCCAGCGACTCGGAACAGGAAGCCAAGAAGAAACCTGCAAAACAAGCAGCAGCTAAAACTCCAGGGTCTAAACCTGCCACACCGGCCACCGGCAAAAAGACAGCGGCCGCAGCGAGCAGCTCTGAGTCGGACAGCTCTTCGGACGAGGAGGAGAAAAAGAGTGTCGCCAAGCCTGCCACCAAGAGCCCTGCAGCCAAGAGCCCTAAAGCTGCCAAAGGAAAGTCTCCCGCACCTGCAGCCAAAAAGGCCAAAGAGTCGAGCAGCAGCAGCTCGTCGGACAGTGAGGAGGAAGCACCAAAACAGAAACCAGCAGCGGCAGCAGAACCAACCCCTGCAAAGCCCGCCACCGCAAAAAAGCAAGAGAGCAGCTCGGAGTCAGATAGCTCCGAGTCAGAGAGCGAGAAAAAGCAGCTCAACGGGAAGCCCGCAACCCCCAAGACCCCCGCTGCAGTAAAGTCATCCACGCACAAACAAACACCTGCTTCTGCAAAGAAGCCAGCAGCAGAGTCCAGCAGCAGCGAGAGCAGCTCTGATTCTGAGGACGACAAGACGACTCAGCAGAAAGGCAAGGCTGCGGCTCCGGCAGCGATAAAGAAATCCCCAGCAGCTTCGGCAAAGAAGAAACAGGAAAGCAGCTCCTCTGAGGACAGCTCGTCGGAGGAAGAGAAGGCAAAGGCGAAGCCAgcagcagcccccactacaaacG GCACAGCAGAGAAAAGGAAAAGAGATGCTGACTCTTCTTCGGAGAGTGAGGAAGAGGAGAACAAGGCTCAGACCCCCAAAAACAAGAAACTCAACGCACAGCTGCCACACTCCTTCCCCAAGACCAAACAGAAG actGCCAATGCTCCTTTCCGTAGAGTAAAAGAAGAGGAGATTGAAGTGGATCCTCGATTTGCAAACAACGATTTCAACGCAAAG CTTGGCGCGCAGGGTGACTGGGGGGAGAGAGCCAATGATGTCCTGAAATTCACCAAGGGGAAGTCATTCCGTCACGAGAAAACCAAAAAGAAACGTGGCAGCTACCGGGGCGGGGCCATCTCCACCTCCGTCAACTCCATCAAATTCGACAGCGATTGA
- the LOC117417712 gene encoding nucleolar and coiled-body phosphoprotein 1-like isoform X1 — translation MADQPAVPSDLFQHVYSFLVENKFTKAAQEFIRKAKVKPLDTKATNLVDVFNFWVKSPEAKKRKAVTNGPAAKKAKQEDSSSSEDSSSEEDEPAKKRAAVRKPATPVAAKPAAKSPAAKKSASSSSDSSDDSEDEKKKQPVKKSTPAAAATPKTPAVTATKPAARKKDSSSSSEDSDSSEDEKPVAKAAFSKPALKAATPTAVDSKAKGDSSSDDSSDSEDETPAKKTTTPAKSAVAVKTPVKPATAKTTPAKGGAAESTNEKASTPSKKPKPGPYSAVPPPTQQKKPSTPATAAKKPASKEESSDSSDSSDEETATKKPAAKTTPAKPAAATPKAAAAAAAKKKESSSDSSDSSSEDEKTAPKKATPAKATPAKPAAAKKESSSDSSDSSEDEAPAKPATKPASKPATPAAKPKLPAPTKKPASSSDSDSSSSDSEQEAKKKPAKQAAAKTPGSKPATPATGKKTAAAASSSESDSSSDEEEKKSVAKPATKSPAAKSPKAAKGKSPAPAAKKAKESSSSSSSDSEEEAPKQKPAAAAEPTPAKPATAKKQESSSESDSSESESEKKQLNGKPATPKTPAAVKSSTHKQTPASAKKPAAESSSSESSSDSEDDKTTQQKGKAAAPAAIKKSPAASAKKKQESSSSEDSSSEEEKAKAKPAAAPTTNGTAEKRKRDADSSSESEEEENKAQTPKNKKLNAQLPHSFPKTKQKTANAPFRRVKEEEIEVDPRFANNDFNAKLGAQGDWGERANDVLKFTKGKSFRHEKTKKKRGSYRGGAISTSVNSIKFDSD, via the exons AAACCTTTGGACACTAAAGCAACGAATCTTGTCGATGTCTTCAATTTCTGGGTCAA GTCTCCTGAGGCTAAGAAAAGGAAAGCGGTGACCAATGGACCAGCTGCAAAGAAAGCCAAGCAGGAGGACAGCTCAAGCAGTGAGGACtcttccagtgaggaggatgagCCAGCCAAGAAGAGAGCTGCAG TGCGCAAACCTGCCACACCTGTAGCCGCTAAGCCTGCTGCGAAGTCTCCAGCCGCCAAGAAATCAGCAtccagcagcagtgactctaGCGACGACTCGGAGGATGAGAAGAAAAAGCAGCCAGTCAAG AAGAGCACCCCTGCAGCAGCTGCTACGCCCAAGACCCCCGCTGTGACCGCGACAAAGCCAGCGGCGAGGAAAAAGGACTCGAGTTCAAGCAGCGAGGATTCGGACAGCTCGGAGGACGAGAAGCCAGTCGCTAAAGCAG CCTTCTCTAAGCCAGCTCTGAAAGCAGCTACCCCCACAGCTGTCGACAGCAAGGCTAAAGGTGACAGCAGCAGTGATGACTCCAGTGACTCTGAGGATGAGACGCCTGCTAAG AAGACCACCACCCCAGCTAAGTCTGCTGTCGCTGTGAAGACCCCAGTGAAACCTGCCACTGCAAAAACTACCCCTGCCAAAGGGGGTGCCGCAGAGTCCACTAATGAGAAGGCGAGCACCCCCAGCAAGAAACCCAAACCAG GACCCTATAGTGCCGTCCCCCCTCCCACACAGCAGAAGAAGCCCTCCACCCCCGCAACAGCAGCCAAGAAGCCTGCGAGTAAGGAGGAGAGCAGCGACTCTTCAGACAGTAGTGATGAGGAGACTGCAACGAAGAAGCCAGCCG ctaAAACTACACCCGCTAAACCAGCAGCCGCAACAcccaaagcagcagcagcagcagcagcaaagaaaAAGGAGTCAAGTTCAGACAGTTCAG ACTCCAGCTCTGAGGACGAGAAGACGGCCCCTAAGAAGGCCACGCCTGCTAAAGCGACGCCTGCTAAACCAGCTGCAGCCAAGAAAGAATCCTCCTCCGACAGCTCAG ACAGCTCTGAGGACGAGGCACCAGCAAAACCAGCTACCAAACCTGCTTCCAAACCAGCTACACCGGCAGCCAAACCCAAATTGCCTGCCCCTACCAAGAAACCGGCCAGCAGCTCTGATTCAGACAGCAGCTCCAGCGACTCGGAACAGGAAGCCAAGAAGAAACCTGCAAAACAAGCAGCAGCTAAAACTCCAGGGTCTAAACCTGCCACACCGGCCACCGGCAAAAAGACAGCGGCCGCAGCGAGCAGCTCTGAGTCGGACAGCTCTTCGGACGAGGAGGAGAAAAAGAGTGTCGCCAAGCCTGCCACCAAGAGCCCTGCAGCCAAGAGCCCTAAAGCTGCCAAAGGAAAGTCTCCCGCACCTGCAGCCAAAAAGGCCAAAGAGTCGAGCAGCAGCAGCTCGTCGGACAGTGAGGAGGAAGCACCAAAACAGAAACCAGCAGCGGCAGCAGAACCAACCCCTGCAAAGCCCGCCACCGCAAAAAAGCAAGAGAGCAGCTCGGAGTCAGATAGCTCCGAGTCAGAGAGCGAGAAAAAGCAGCTCAACGGGAAGCCCGCAACCCCCAAGACCCCCGCTGCAGTAAAGTCATCCACGCACAAACAAACACCTGCTTCTGCAAAGAAGCCAGCAGCAGAGTCCAGCAGCAGCGAGAGCAGCTCTGATTCTGAGGACGACAAGACGACTCAGCAGAAAGGCAAGGCTGCGGCTCCGGCAGCGATAAAGAAATCCCCAGCAGCTTCGGCAAAGAAGAAACAGGAAAGCAGCTCCTCTGAGGACAGCTCGTCGGAGGAAGAGAAGGCAAAGGCGAAGCCAgcagcagcccccactacaaacG GCACAGCAGAGAAAAGGAAAAGAGATGCTGACTCTTCTTCGGAGAGTGAGGAAGAGGAGAACAAGGCTCAGACCCCCAAAAACAAGAAACTCAACGCACAGCTGCCACACTCCTTCCCCAAGACCAAACAGAAG actGCCAATGCTCCTTTCCGTAGAGTAAAAGAAGAGGAGATTGAAGTGGATCCTCGATTTGCAAACAACGATTTCAACGCAAAG CTTGGCGCGCAGGGTGACTGGGGGGAGAGAGCCAATGATGTCCTGAAATTCACCAAGGGGAAGTCATTCCGTCACGAGAAAACCAAAAAGAAACGTGGCAGCTACCGGGGCGGGGCCATCTCCACCTCCGTCAACTCCATCAAATTCGACAGCGATTGA
- the LOC117417712 gene encoding nucleolar protein dao-5-like isoform X3 produces MADQPAVPSDLFQHVYSFLVENKFTKAAQEFIRKAKVKPLDTKATNLVDVFNFWVKSPEAKKRKAVTNGPAAKKAKQEDSSSSEDSSSEEDEPAKKRAAVRKPATPVAAKPAAKSPAAKKSASSSSDSSDDSEDEKKKQPVKKSTPAAAATPKTPAVTATKPAARKKDSSSSSEDSDSSEDEKPVAKAAFSKPALKAATPTAVDSKAKGDSSSDDSSDSEDETPAKKTTTPAKSAVAVKTPVKPATAKTTPAKGGAAESTNEKASTPSKKPKPGPYSAVPPPTQQKKPSTPATAAKKPASKEESSDSSDSSDEETATKKPAAKTTPAKPAAATPKAAAAAAAKKKESSSDSSDSSSEDEKTAPKKATPAKATPAKPAAAKKESSSDSSDSSEDEAPAKPATKPASKPATPAAKPKLPAPTKKPASSSDSDSSSSDSEQEAKKKPAKQAAAKTPGSKPATPATGKKTAAAASSSESDSSSDEEEKKSVAKPATKSPAAKSPKAAKGKSPAPAAKKAKESSSSSSSDSEEEAPKQKPAAAAEPTPAKPATAKKQESSSESDSSESESEKKQLNGKPATPKTPAAVKSSTHKQTPASAKKPAAESSSSESSSDSEDDKTTQQKGKAAAPAAIKKSPAASAKKKQESSSSEDSSSEEEKAKAKPAAAPTTNGTAEKRKRDADSSSESEEEENKAQTPKNKKLNAQLPHSFPKTKQKSKRRGD; encoded by the exons AAACCTTTGGACACTAAAGCAACGAATCTTGTCGATGTCTTCAATTTCTGGGTCAA GTCTCCTGAGGCTAAGAAAAGGAAAGCGGTGACCAATGGACCAGCTGCAAAGAAAGCCAAGCAGGAGGACAGCTCAAGCAGTGAGGACtcttccagtgaggaggatgagCCAGCCAAGAAGAGAGCTGCAG TGCGCAAACCTGCCACACCTGTAGCCGCTAAGCCTGCTGCGAAGTCTCCAGCCGCCAAGAAATCAGCAtccagcagcagtgactctaGCGACGACTCGGAGGATGAGAAGAAAAAGCAGCCAGTCAAG AAGAGCACCCCTGCAGCAGCTGCTACGCCCAAGACCCCCGCTGTGACCGCGACAAAGCCAGCGGCGAGGAAAAAGGACTCGAGTTCAAGCAGCGAGGATTCGGACAGCTCGGAGGACGAGAAGCCAGTCGCTAAAGCAG CCTTCTCTAAGCCAGCTCTGAAAGCAGCTACCCCCACAGCTGTCGACAGCAAGGCTAAAGGTGACAGCAGCAGTGATGACTCCAGTGACTCTGAGGATGAGACGCCTGCTAAG AAGACCACCACCCCAGCTAAGTCTGCTGTCGCTGTGAAGACCCCAGTGAAACCTGCCACTGCAAAAACTACCCCTGCCAAAGGGGGTGCCGCAGAGTCCACTAATGAGAAGGCGAGCACCCCCAGCAAGAAACCCAAACCAG GACCCTATAGTGCCGTCCCCCCTCCCACACAGCAGAAGAAGCCCTCCACCCCCGCAACAGCAGCCAAGAAGCCTGCGAGTAAGGAGGAGAGCAGCGACTCTTCAGACAGTAGTGATGAGGAGACTGCAACGAAGAAGCCAGCCG ctaAAACTACACCCGCTAAACCAGCAGCCGCAACAcccaaagcagcagcagcagcagcagcaaagaaaAAGGAGTCAAGTTCAGACAGTTCAG ACTCCAGCTCTGAGGACGAGAAGACGGCCCCTAAGAAGGCCACGCCTGCTAAAGCGACGCCTGCTAAACCAGCTGCAGCCAAGAAAGAATCCTCCTCCGACAGCTCAG ACAGCTCTGAGGACGAGGCACCAGCAAAACCAGCTACCAAACCTGCTTCCAAACCAGCTACACCGGCAGCCAAACCCAAATTGCCTGCCCCTACCAAGAAACCGGCCAGCAGCTCTGATTCAGACAGCAGCTCCAGCGACTCGGAACAGGAAGCCAAGAAGAAACCTGCAAAACAAGCAGCAGCTAAAACTCCAGGGTCTAAACCTGCCACACCGGCCACCGGCAAAAAGACAGCGGCCGCAGCGAGCAGCTCTGAGTCGGACAGCTCTTCGGACGAGGAGGAGAAAAAGAGTGTCGCCAAGCCTGCCACCAAGAGCCCTGCAGCCAAGAGCCCTAAAGCTGCCAAAGGAAAGTCTCCCGCACCTGCAGCCAAAAAGGCCAAAGAGTCGAGCAGCAGCAGCTCGTCGGACAGTGAGGAGGAAGCACCAAAACAGAAACCAGCAGCGGCAGCAGAACCAACCCCTGCAAAGCCCGCCACCGCAAAAAAGCAAGAGAGCAGCTCGGAGTCAGATAGCTCCGAGTCAGAGAGCGAGAAAAAGCAGCTCAACGGGAAGCCCGCAACCCCCAAGACCCCCGCTGCAGTAAAGTCATCCACGCACAAACAAACACCTGCTTCTGCAAAGAAGCCAGCAGCAGAGTCCAGCAGCAGCGAGAGCAGCTCTGATTCTGAGGACGACAAGACGACTCAGCAGAAAGGCAAGGCTGCGGCTCCGGCAGCGATAAAGAAATCCCCAGCAGCTTCGGCAAAGAAGAAACAGGAAAGCAGCTCCTCTGAGGACAGCTCGTCGGAGGAAGAGAAGGCAAAGGCGAAGCCAgcagcagcccccactacaaacG GCACAGCAGAGAAAAGGAAAAGAGATGCTGACTCTTCTTCGGAGAGTGAGGAAGAGGAGAACAAGGCTCAGACCCCCAAAAACAAGAAACTCAACGCACAGCTGCCACACTCCTTCCCCAAGACCAAACAGAAG AGTAAAAGAAGAGGAGATTGA